Below is a genomic region from Pseudochaenichthys georgianus chromosome 13, fPseGeo1.2, whole genome shotgun sequence.
CGCTGCAGTTGTTTCATGAGGCCCGGCGGTGGGGTTAACAcctgcagtctgtgccacagagaCGAGGCAACCAGATTGTTGGCGACAAGAACTCTTCCCCTGTAGGACAGCTGGGGGAGCAGCCATTTCCATTTGGCTAATTTTGCTTGCACCTTTTCCAGCAATCCCTCCCAGTTCTGTGCCACCATGTCCTCGGACCCCAACCAAACTCCCAGGACTTTTAAACCCTTGTTTCCCCAGCTAAGGTTACCAGGAAGACTGGGCCTATTTTCAAGACTCCACTGACCTACCAAAACTGCCTCACTCTTCTCCCAATTAACTTTGGTTGAAGCAGCCTTCCTGTACAAAGCTAGACTGTCCTGTAGCTCCTGGATATCTCGCTGACCCTGGACAAAAACACTGACATCATCAGCATAAGCTGATACAACCACCGGGGGGGCCTGAGCTGACTCTGGCAGACACAGGCCCCTCAGCCGGTTTCTAAGTCTGCACAAAAGCGGCTCGATGGCAATACTATATAATAGGCCTGAGATAGGGCAGCCCTGCCTGATCCCCCTTTTAACTGGTACAGGTCTGCTCAGCCCTCCCCCCACCTTCACAACACAACATGCATCACTGTACAAACACTTCacccaggacacaaaatgctccccAACACCAAAAGCCTGCAATGTGGCAGCCAGAAAAGTGTGATCCACACGATCAAACGCCTTCTCCTGGTCAATAGAAATAATACCAACATTTATATTATACAGtttacaaacatcaaaagtgtctcATCAAAAACAAATTGTCCACAATTGATCTGCCAGGGATGCAATATGTCTGATCAGGACCGATAAGAAGTTCGATAAAAACCttcagtctgttagctaagaccTTTGACAGTATCTTATAGTCCGTACATAGGAGAGCCACAGGTCTCCAGTTCTTCAGCAGGGTTAGGTCTCCTTTCTTAGGCAACAGTGAGATCACTGCACGCCTACAGGAAGCTGGAAGAGTCCCTTTCCCAAAGGACTCCATCAACACTTCTAGCAAGTCATGTCCCAGAATACTccagaaatgtttaaaaaagtctGCAGGTAAACCGTCTATGCCGGGAGCCTTGCCGGAGGCCATCTGTGTCACCGCAGAGGTCAGTTCCTCCAGCGTAATGTCAGAGCCCAGGGTGTCACTTTCGGCTGGACTCAGCTGTGGAAGACCCTGAAGAAGTTCATCAGCAGCTTCCACGTCACAACCTTCAGCTTTGAACAGGTCTGTGTAGAAGGACACTGCATGCCTCCTCATCTCAGCAGGCTCAGAGGTTACCTGTCCATCGGGGAGACGCAGACATACCATCTGCTTCCTTTGGCCCACAGACCTCTCCAGGTTGAAGAAGAAGGTGGTTGGTGCATCAATGTCTCTCATGGAAGTGAAACGGGCTCTGATCAGGGCTCCCTTGGCCTTCTCCTGAAGAAAACAGTtaagctgttgttgttttaggAGGGACTGTTCTATATTTCGAGCAGACACACTCTCTAACTCTCTGATCTCCCTCTCTAACTGCTCTATAGCTCTCCTAATGTTTGCAGTGGAGTAGGCTGTATACTGTTGGCAGAACACTCTAATCTGAGCCTTTCCTACCTCCCACCACTGACTCAGGGAGGGAAAAGACTCTTTCTTTGATTTCCAGTTGAtccaaaataatttaaaattctcacaaaaagtcaaatcttgtaaaatgttaacattaaaCTGCCAGAACGATCTCGGCTTCTCTGTGTTGGATAAAACTAAATCTAAAGAAACTAGCTGATGGTCTGTGAAACCAACCGGTTGGATGTGACAGTTCACTGCACGAGTAATAGAAGAAGCAGACATGTAAAATCTGTCTAGCCTGGCTGCACTGACGCCCCCATCTAGCATTCTCATCCAGGTGTATTGTTTAACAGAGGGGTGTTTCATCCTCCACACATCCACTAAGTCAGCCTCTCTCATCACCTGTGACAGTAAAAGGGACGACTGAGGATGCGGCTCCCGTCCTATTCTGTCTAAAGTGACATTAGTGCAAGCGTTCCAGTCCCCCCCCAGTATCACACACTCCCCCTGTACACTAGTGTCCAACTCATCTTTTAATAACTGAAACACAGATACACGTGCAGGGCCCTGATTGGGTGCATAaacattaataaaagtgaaaaaaaactcTAACAGTTCCACCTTCACCATCAAGGCTCTACCTGCCACTATCTCTGTGCTGGATACAATCTTAACATttagagagggggagaaaaaaacaGCTACTCCAGCACTGAGGTTTGAGCCATGACTGAGTACATACTGACCCCCCCACCATATCCCCCAGTCCGTCTCATTCATCACTGTGCGTTTCCTGCAGAAATATCACATCTAATTTTTTCTGATTAAAGACCTCCAGCACTAAAGCTCTTTTCTGTGCACTTCTACCCCCGTTAATGTTTAAAGAAGCAACCCTTAAAGCCTGCATCAGAGGAAGGAGATAGAGAAAAATAACagacaggtacacacagcagagaggagacacccAGTGTTGCATGATCATGTTGACATTATTTAGACCTTTTCAGTTTCCCCCCTTTTTTGCTTCCTTTCGGAACTTTTCTCATATTAGTGACATGCTTCCTGAGACGATAGCGTTTCTTTTCATCCAGCAGGTCTAACCCTACAACTTTCTGAAGAGTGCTCACTGTGTGAAGAAACTTGTTAGTGTCAGGGAAAAACTCTCTCACTTCCACTGCCTTGCCAAAGGACTCATCTAAAAAGACATTAATTTCTTCCAAAGAATATATCTCTGCGTTATGAGAGAGACTATCTGCAATTGAAACACAGTCAGAATCCCCCTCACCGTCTGTGTCCATCTCTGTCACCTCATTAATGTCTGCAGCCTGTTGAAGCTCTGTTTGCCTCCCAGAACCAGACGGCAGCTCCTGCTGTGTGCCAACAGCCTCCACCTGTCCCACAGCCCCGGTCCTCACCTGTCCCGCTACATCATCTCCCACCCGTTTACCTGTttccacatgttctcctctcacacTCACCACATTCTCTACAATCCCCGTTTCATCTCTCCCGATATTCATCTCTACTTCATCCGCAGCCCCTGGGGCCCCGGCGGGTGCAACAGCAGCCCCCGCGACACCGGGCTCCGCGGCCGCCGACCCAGCGGCCCCGGCCGCCCCAGCGGCCCCGGCCGCCCCAGCGACTGACTCGGTGGCCCCGGGTTCGGCGGCCACGGGCTCCGCGGCCACGGGCTCCGCCGCCCGGGCTCCGCGGCCACGGGCTCCGCGGCCACGGGCTCCGCCGCCCCGGGCTCCGCCGCCCCGGGCTCCGCCGCCACGGGCTCCACCGCCCCGGGCTCGGCGGCCTCGGAGGCCTCGGGCTCGGCGGCCCCGGGCTCGGCGGCCCCGGGCTCGGCCGCACCCGGCGGAGCGGCGTGCCGTCTCTGTGGACATGCAACACGTTTGTGACCCGACTCCCCACACTCAAAACACTTTACGTTCCCTGAGCTCGCATAAACCATATAAAACCCCTCTTCATGCCTCACCCGGAAAGACACATCCAGTGTCTGAGTGGGACAAGTCAGAAACATGAACACCTGTCTCCGTAGAGATTGGACATGTTTTAACTTTTCATCTTTACACCCCAGAGCAACAGTGCGGAGATTACTGGCAAACTTACCGAACCGCTTCAGCTCCCGTTCCAGCGCCTCATTCGGGATGAATGGAGGAACGCCAGACACAGTGATCCGCGTGGACGGTGTCGCCAACGGCGAAACTTGGATATATTCCTCGTTTACCATTAATCCGCTCTCAATAAGTTTGGTTACATATTTCTGGTCTTTCAAAAAGACCACGACCGCTTTGTTCATGCGGGAAGCATAGGAGATGTTTACATGGCCTACCTGCTcccccacagccagcagcaCCTGCTCCACTGTGCTTGCGGCCTGAGCCACCAAACGCACTCCGTGTCTCAGAGACACCGGCGGCGCCCCGAAGGACGCCATCCCAGCCACGAGGCACGGAAAAACAAATTAACCGTACTTGGAAAGAGTACAAATATCTCCACGTAAGATCATACAGTGAAAGAAAACGATTGAAACAGAAACAAACGAACTAAAAGTGAAAATccctcttccctcttcaaaaacacacctccaccacagaagaagaagaagaagaagaaatacaaatCTAACTCCATATCGGCAGTACGTTTTTTTATGGGAGGTTTGTATAAAATCCTCCACTGTGGGCCTGGTCCGCTTCCTGCACCCAGTCTGGTGCTCCACACAGTGGAGGCCCTGTCCTTCAGTGCATTTTTGTTGGTCGTCTTTACAATGTTCATGTATATAGTTTTTTTGTCAACTCTGTGGATGGTCATTTGTCTTTGGTTTGCGACCTTGAGCAGGGGGCCGGTCAGTTCTCCGAGCCCTGGGCTCAGGTAGATCTCCGGGAAAGGGTCTGCTGGGTCCGGCTTGGCTCTTCCCTGTCCATAGCTCCTTAAAAGTCTTTTGTCATCAGGGGAGAGGATCTGGCTCCATAGTTGCAGGATCCTCTCGGCCACCCGGACAGAGTGCAGACCATGGGCGTCGCCTGGGGTagaagccccggatgttttttctttagccccggacaaattctccctcaataatagAATACATTAACCGTACTTTACCTAGAGGATGGTagaattgtaatttcccgtgttcggtgaatgcaacagaggcaaccaccagaccaatcagagagttgcatggaaataaacgtgttttattggctgacaggtacgtacctctcctctgtgacagtGTTTACACTTTCAGCCGCGGACGCGGAGTTTCTGAAGATGGACAttagacatttttttaataaaaaagatggcaactctcaagtggtggctcaaacaacaaccccagagccaccacctgagccaggtgaacaaggtatgtacctgtcagtaaacttacaagttatgcgaacatgtaagcaaagcataaattatagctacgttgacgttactttgaatcgcgggggtaagctaaaccgttagcaagtagctttagctagccagatatattatatacacactttgtcatacaatctaactGTTGtattttttagcgttacctggtgatttcaaagaaagctctctgggaaaggttgacttactgttcgacatgaagctagaagctaccttacagtacacagttgatccggagtcttgtcagttaaagtgtttcatagttagcttagcttagcatcaaactagcactgaaatatatgattcctggatgttatgtgacagtatttctgagaaagagtcagctgaaatggtggcatagttgccactgctttacgtgtcgacagcatgtttgaacgtatttgcagcagtaaatgtggctgtctggccactgacgttgccataacaacacaggtgcatttaaatgtgcaacctctttttgtgacagatttttgcattcaattataattcttctgattgatatttcctattgacagctagtttctatgtgaacattatgagatggacagccagctaacaagcttgttatacaaatatttcagatcaaagctaatccagtggggctcctgaaagggggcaagggacactatgctcccaaatattaagccttgacccGGGACCCCATCTTAAAATTCATATGATCCAAAAATGATCTGCATTGTCGGAGGCCTTTTTTCCTCATTATCATGTCAAATTATACAGCTTTCCTTAGTGttgaatgcagaaagatgactatattagagtattaagtgaaaatgactatattaaagtgtgatgtgaatatattaagtgaattactcaaactgcatttgtaGGAATGATGAAGacaaatgtgtgtatcttgaaattcatttatttgacagagctggaaactgattgacttacatacttgtttgtgtttacctacACAGTCATCACAGATGCGCCAAACGGAGTAGAGGATGGagaacaggagaaagggacacacaaggaggagatacaacagacaagaacgacaatgaacaggagcaccagaacagacaagagtcaatgggtaacatgactgatttagggactgcagatacagggccaaggcaagtgagacatcactgctttccatccagcatgtttggccagcaaaagagatcatttcaacggcaaacagcaagagatgagggattattatttcctccttccatcccttttttctgtttaatctgattactaacaacttctaataatttgacatagtttatgatttaattggaaaataaagtgttttaaaataataaacccgtttctgattcggaTTCTTTgatttttgttgacatatgggtgttgagagatgtatccatatctcttgatgttgctctcaaagtgcacaagattgatgcttttaacttcatcatttaaaaaaatcttcctgggggaccctagaggaggtgagttccCTCAAAATAGCACTTTTTTTCTGTTTATGTAATTCCGGTGTAGTGTCCCCTCGGCAACAGatcactcagagctggtgattactttcctgcatttcaatggacagcataaaaggacacgtgctcagattagctattgatgatcacgttgataaatcatataaaaccaatcacacaaaaacatgttgctgtgactgtgagcattaaacaattaacattaaactaaacaaacacaacagtacgttattgtccttataaaataaaaacatacattttgtccaccgagataatacaggcaccttaccctcaagagatcctcacgtgctatgagaatctcccacaatccattgccgtaacaaagctaatgcaggcacacgtttgtgacaccagatggcgcaattgtgtatgtgcgtgtggggagtcttgcagtagaaaatGTGTCTGCagcgccgccactgtgggctaagccccaaatgtttccaggtccaggcgacgcccctgacTCTCTCTAAGCCTGCTGCAGGAGGACTCTCGCCGGGATCCTTTCCCCTCGCCCATCCTCTCATGTTTCCGGTGTTGTGTTTAGAACCATCACAATAAAAGTGCCGTGGTTTTTGGAACCCTCGAACGTCTCTCTCTGTTTTCATGTTGTGGCCTACGGGCCGGTCATATCAACTGCAACCAGTCATTTTTGTATTGCACAAGCTAGCAGAGCTAACCATCAGCGTAAACAGTATTTATATATTGTCAGCTTAGCCTTTATTAACTATGCAGCAGAACTATGGATTTCAGCACCGAAGGCTCCAAGACagacatgtgtcaaactcaagcaTATTTAAATGCCTGAAGTGAACATGGTGTTGAGTATTGTTATTTTACACTTCAATTCGGAATCCATTTAGAATCCATGATAAAGAACTTCCGTGATGTCATAACTGCATCAGCTGATAAGTCATGTGATCACCTGTGATGATGTAATAACGTCATCACAGATACATTATGACATCATCGGCCTTGATGTTCGGAACCTTCAAAACATGCGAGTGGAATACTCTGGTATTCCTCAGGAACAGCTCTCAGTCATTCAGATTTACTCGATACAGTAACTTCTACATTCAACATACGAACAACACAGTCTTTTACAGAGAACAAATCTACTAAAGACAGTTACCGTTTTCCACAAAGAAACACGGTTTCGTACAGACACACTTCGATTATTCTAACTACGCACAATTCAAGTCAAAACAAACTGTGCCATGGCAGGAATAATTAGTCCAGTCGTGTGTGAGCAGGAAGCCGCTCAGAGGCTCGCAGAGCTCACAAATAGCTTCAGCAAAGCTGAGCTTGTAGATGTTATCAAACACTGGGAGTCCAAGTATGAACTTCTGGACAAGTACTCAAAGGACCTGGCCGCGAAAAACCAGCACTGGGAGGTGAATTGGCCTTATCACCAGAAGATGGTGACTACCAGGATCGAGCAGAGGGAAGTCCTGATCAAGGGTCTGACGCAAGCAAACCAGTCGCTGGTGCAAGAAAATGCCGGATTTGTGAAAGTTGTGAATGTCTGGCAGGAACTGGTCCAGCAGAGGGACACTGAAATCATGGGTCTGAAACAGGAGAAggtgtctctctctcacagTCTCTCAGCGTCCACAAACTGGCAGGAGAAATACAAAGCACTGGCAGAGTCTTCAAAGAGCTTGGAAGAGAACAAGCTGTGTCCAGAGTCCAAAATGGCGACACACGTTGACAGCGTTGAGGAAGATAACAATTCCCTGGCACAGAAGGTCAGAAGAGAAATTGCAGAGAAAAGACAGAGCTGGGCTTCTCTAAGCAAACTGATCAAGGAGAAATTCCAGAAGATTGAGGACAAGAAGTCACATCTGGAGGAAATGTCCACAAAGGACCTTGCAGAGAAGCAAGACATCCTGGAGGAGGAAGTCAAGGTCGAAAACATCCTGGAGGCAAAGTCACTTCAGGACCCGGCTGAGGAACAACACCACCTGGAGACAGTGATGGTGACAGAAGTCCAAAAGATGGAGGAACAGGAGGAGAAGTTCACTGAGGAGGAGTCCACACAAGACCTGGTTGAGACTTCAGAGGtggatgatgaagaggaagagTCCACACAAGACCTGGTTGAGACTCCAGAGGtggatgatgaagaggaagagTCCACACAAGACCTGGTTGAGACTCCAGAGGtggatgatgaagaggaagagTCCACACAAGACCTGGTTGAGACTCCAGAGGTGGAGGAAGAAGAGAAAGAACCAGAAGAGTTCACCGACTTCCCGAAGACCGAGGCAGCAGAGGTAGAGCTGCAGGAAGAGGAACTTAGCCTCGTGGCAGCGGTGGCCATCAAAGACCAACGCTGTGAAACCACAGAGGTGGAGAAGAAGGAACCAGAAGAGTTCTCCTTCTTAAAGAAGACGGAGGAGGTCGTTCTGCAGAAAGAGAAAAGcagaaagaagaaaaaacaacagAAGAAAAGGGTCAAGGATATCAAACTGCAGGAGAAGTTCCCTGAGGCTCAGGCCGAGAAATGGCTTGCCTTGGATGAGGAATTGATCAAACCAGAGGAGTCCATACATGACCTTGTTGTTGAGACCCCAAACTGCTGGGAGTCTAACTTCAGACCGATATGGATGAAGGTGACACCGACAGAGGACAGCCTGGCCAATAAAGACCAGCTCTGTGACACCACAGAGGTAAAGGATGAGGAGaaagaaccagaaaagctccccgAAGTATCTATCTGGGAACTCCCAGCCGGAGAGGCAGGCCTCCAGGGAATGGGAAGCGGAGAGGAGATGAAACTTAGCTGGGCAGCAGTGGTGGCCAATAAAGACCAGCGCTGCAGGACCAGAGAGAAGAAGGTGGAGGAAGAGGTGAAGGACCCAGAAGAAGTCTCCGAGTCAAAGACCGAGGCAGGAGAGGAAGTGCTGCTGAAAGAGAAAAGCAGAAAGGAGAAGAAACAAGAGAGGAAAGGAGTCAAGGCGTTGAAAGTAACACAGGTGGGGATTATTGTAAAGGAGATGGACAACCCGGACAATAGAGGCCAGAGCTGTGAAACGTCAGAGGTGACGGAAGAGAGCAAAGAAGTGGAACAGTTCCCCGACTTACCGAACACCGAGGCCGGAGAGGTCGCTCTGCAGAAAATGGAAATGGGAGAGGTGACAAAACGTAGCTGGGCGGCAGTCCTGAAAGACCAGAGCTGCAGGATCCGAGAGAAGAAGGTGGAGGAAGAGGTGAAGGACCCAGAAGAAGTCTCCGAGTCAAAGACCGAGGCAGGAGAGGAAGTGCTGCTGAAAGAGAAAAGCAGAAAGGAGAAGAAACAAGAGAGGAAAGGAGTCAAGGCGTTGAAAGTAACACAGATGGGGATTATTGTAAAGGCGATGGACAACCCGGACAATCGAGGCCAGAGCTGTGAAACGATAGAGGTGACGGAAGAGAGCAAAGAAGTGGAACAGTTCCCCGACTTACCGAACACCGAGGCCGGAGAGGTCGCTCTGCAGAAAATGGAAATGGGAGAGGTGACAAAACGTAGCTGGGCGGCAGTCCTGAAAGACCAGAGCTGCAGGATCCGAGAGAAGAAGGTGGAGGAAGAGGTGAAGGACCCAGAAGAAGGGTCCGACCTGAAGCAGACGGAGGCAGTAGAGGTGAAGGACCCAGAAGAAGGGTCCGACCTGAAGCAGACGGAGGCAGTAGAGGTGAAGGACCCAGAAGAAGGGTCCGATCTGAAGGAGACGGAGGCAGTAGAGGTGAAGGACCCAGAAGAAGGGTCCGACCTGAAGCAGACCCCCGTGGAAGGAAGGGTACGTATGCAGAGGAAGAAAAGCAGAAAGGAtaagaaaaaagagaagaaaagagaGGAGTATAATAGAGGCCACTGCTAGTTGTTTATGACGACAGTAGCTCCCTCTTGTTCCCCCTCTTCATCTCTCTTCTCCTTCATCTTCCTCACCCCACAGCCATCTACCCTTCCTCATCTCCCTCTCTATCGTATTTCTATATAGGGTTTTCACTTAAAGAAACACCTCCATACTGTACACCTCCATACTGTACACCTCCATACTGTACACCTCCATACTGAACACCTCCATACTGTACACCTCCATGCACCTCCATACTGTACACCTCCATACCTCTCCATACCTCCCCTTCCTCCTTAATCTCTCAATTTTCCATCTACCTCAATCCTTACTTCATCCACCGTATCCTCCTCCTATGTACCTCACCCTCTCTTATCTATCTTCAAATTATCTTTTTAAAGTGCTCTTTTATTTTGTAGAATTTAATTGCCCTGGCTCAAAAAGTCAGGCATTCAATTCAGATatgttttttctttcatttcaaataaaatttaattaaaattataacagtttatgttgaatgtCCCCACCTTACTTAAACATATCGAGTATGAACACATTGTTAAATTATATTTTGGTGACAATAAAGCTGAATGACTGCTAACTGAAGAggttgggtgtttctcaatgtcgaagaCGCTtacttggtaggacatgtccctccgagtcaggtccttcagaagcgaggcaagaatccttcctagcctcggaaaacgaggaatggtggaacaggctaacaggtgtgcgtcatgtgcgaggccccgccttaaatggagctcgatttccgccaaagattggGAAATTGCTCCGTgcacaaagcattgtggggattttaagaccggagtatgcacatgtgcagcctcaaaATTTCCCGTAACGAAGGACgacgggctcggtagaattccaaggagcctggacattggaacagacCTTCGGCttcactcgatgacgtagcatccttgaaatagtggctctggagcatccttcctcgacattgagaaacacccactgtgTACTATAACTGCCCTCCACTCATTTTTCTGGTCAACCAATTCTGGCAATTAGTCGATTAACTGTCGCACGTTTATAATTATGATTATGAATTTAGTGGAACTGATGACCTTAAACTTCATTAATGACAATCACTCAAGATGTGTGGTTATTACAAGTTCATGTGTTTATTTTTTGTTGTGGTTTGTTAAAGTTTTAACGCATTTAATGAGATACTGAGAAATGTTGTGACCGTATCACTTTGTGTGAAATACTGTGTACTAATAACAAAGCATGCAAGAATATACGTTTATGAAGATACAAGTACATTTTTGCATCTCTGTAAACCGTGCTGTGATCCTGCAAAGACCATcagatttaaataaataaaacatttttcatGACTTTCCCTGAGCTTCCTGTCCGAATGATTGTTGTTGCGAGTCGTTGAGTGACTTAGAGAGATGCTTGTAAGCATGAAGCTGAACATTCCCATAATATATCCTCCTAATGCGATCATTCTACTTCGAGAATTTAATATCTTGGCACACGTGTTTTTTTTGCCTTATACAATTCAGTTACAGACTCAAACAACTTGAGTATGAAACTAATTATTTGAATCGATCCAAGTAACTCTAGTATTTATTGTTATGGATACTTTGGTAAATAAAGTGTACTGTACTAAATCCACTGAGTTATTTGAACTTAAGTCTCTTAATAATTAAACTTAAATGTTTCAAgcttatttaaaatgtattaatgtattgtgtcaaactcgaggcccgggggccaaatcaggcccttggtggatttcatttcggcccgcaggataatttctaattcctattaaatctggcccgccggtatatattgcaccttcactccatactgaggg
It encodes:
- the LOC117457235 gene encoding golgin subfamily A member 6-like protein 25 yields the protein MAGIISPVVCEQEAAQRLAELTNSFSKAELVDVIKHWESKYELLDKYSKDLAAKNQHWEVNWPYHQKMVTTRIEQREVLIKGLTQANQSLVQENAGFVKVVNVWQELVQQRDTEIMGLKQEKVSLSHSLSASTNWQEKYKALAESSKSLEENKLCPESKMATHVDSVEEDNNSLAQKVRREIAEKRQSWASLSKLIKEKFQKIEDKKSHLEEMSTKDLAEKQDILEEEVKVENILEAKSLQDPAEEQHHLETVMVTEVQKMEEQEEKFTEEESTQDLVETSEVDDEEEESTQDLVETPEVDDEEEESTQDLVETPEVDDEEEESTQDLVETPEVEEEEKEPEEFTDFPKTEAAEVELQEEELSLVAAVAIKDQRCETTEVEKKEPEEFSFLKKTEEVVLQKEKSRKKKKQQKKRVKDIKLQEKFPEAQAEKWLALDEELIKPEESIHDLVVETPNCWESNFRPIWMKVTPTEDSLANKDQLCDTTEVKDEEKEPEKLPEVSIWELPAGEAGLQGMGSGEEMKLSWAAVVANKDQRCRTREKKVEEEVKDPEEVSESKTEAGEEVLLKEKSRKEKKQERKGVKALKVTQVGIIVKEMDNPDNRGQSCETSEVTEESKEVEQFPDLPNTEAGEVALQKMEMGEVTKRSWAAVLKDQSCRIREKKVEEEVKDPEEVSESKTEAGEEVLLKEKSRKEKKQERKGVKALKVTQMGIIVKAMDNPDNRGQSCETIEVTEESKEVEQFPDLPNTEAGEVALQKMEMGEVTKRSWAAVLKDQSCRIREKKVEEEVKDPEEGSDLKQTEAVEVKDPEEGSDLKQTEAVEVKDPEEGSDLKETEAVEVKDPEEGSDLKQTPVEGRPCCPLAGTGSVVLFVPAHLEAEPQEGIKACPAGRFTF